The genome window CATCCGGTCGTCCACCGCCGCCAGGTAGAAGCTCATCTTTCCGGCGCTCTCCGGGATGAACGGGCCGACCTTCAGCTCGATCACCACGTAGCAGCGCAGCCGGACGTGGTAGAAGAGGAGATCGAGGAAGAACTCCTGCCCGCCCACCTCGATCCGGTGCTGGCGCCCCATGAAGGCGAAGCCGACGCCCAGCTCGAGCAGGAAGTCGCGGATGTGCTCGACAAGCGCACCTTCGAGCTCCTTCTCCCGCACCTCACCCTCGAGCGTCAGGAACTCGAACGAGTAGGGGCTCTTCAGCAGCGCGGCGGCGAGATCGGAATGCGCGGGCGGCAGCGTGCGGCCGAAGTTGTGGAGCGCGCGGCCCTGCCGGTGCGCCAGGCCGCTGGCGATCTGGTGGAGCAGCACGTTCCGCGACCAGCCGTTCTCGGCACACCGGCCCGCGTACCATGCCCGCTCGGCCGGATCGATCACCTTCTCCAGCAGCGCGATGTGGTGCGACCAGGACAATTGTGCCAGCAGCCCCTGCACCATCGCACGATCGGGCCACTCCTCCGCGAAGAGCTTCATGTACCGCAGGTTCCGCGGCGAGAACCCCTGCTGGCCGGGAAACGCGGTGCGCAGGTCGGCCGCGAGCCGGTCGATCACCCGCGTGCCCCATCCCTCCCGCTCCTGCCGCTCGGTGAGGTCGCGCCCGATCTCCCAGTAGAGCAGCACCAGCTCGCGGTTCACCGAGACGGCGGCGCGCAGCTGGGCGGAGCGGATCCGCTCCTTCAGCGCATGCAGGAACTCGCCGTAGACGTCCGCGGCGGGAAGCACCGGATCCATGGGACGTTCGGGACAGAGTGAACGGGAGATTCGGGAGCGCGGATGCTAATCTCCCCCGTTTACTTCGTCAACCGTTTCGTTGGAAGCCGAGGAGGCCGCACGGTCGTCATGAAACAGGAAAGCCCCGCCTGACGACGGGGCCTCTGCTGTCATGCATGGAGAGCGGTGCTCAGTTCGCCTGCTGCCCGGGGATCAGCGGCGGGGGCGGCGGGAGCATGGAAATCCGCGCCAGGAACAGCGGGTACGAGGCGTTGTTCCGCGCCAGCCGCGGGCTGGGCCTGGGCATCAGCCGGTTGATGGTCTGCTCGGTGGAGGTGATGCGGCGCGCCGTGTTGGGGTGCGTGCTGAACCACGCCACGTTCTCGGCGTGCGGCTCCTGCCGCTCCTCCACCATCAGCTCGCGGAACAGCGCCAGCATCCCGTGCGGATCCACCCCCGAGGCGATCAGGTACTTCACCGCCTCGCTGTCGGCCGCCGTCTCGTCGGCGCGCGAGTGGCCGGCGGACCACAGCTGGTTGCCCAGCTGCAGCGCCTGCTGGTCCAGCAGCGGGTCGCGCCCCAGGATCGTGCGGTACAGCACGGTCGACATGGAGCTGGTGCGCATCTGCCGCTGCAGGTTCTTGGCGCCGTGCCGCAGCGCAACGTGCGCGATCTCGTGCGCCAGCACCCCCGACAGCTCGCTCACGCTGCGCGTGCGCTCGATCAGCCCGCGGTCCACGTAGATGTAGCCGCCGGGGAGCGCGAACGCGTTCACCGCGTCGGTGTCGACGATGTAGAAGTGGTACTGCAGGTCGGGGCGCTCGCTGTGCCGGGCGATGAGCTGCCCCAGGTCGTTCACGTACAGGTTCAGCGGCACGTCCTGCACCAGCGGCACGCGGGCGTTCAGGTTGGCCGCGATCTGCGCGCCCAGCTGCTTCTCGCGCGCCTCGTTCACGCACCCGGCCAGCGCCGGGGCCACCACGAGGGCGAGGGCCGCCAGGCGGACCCGCGCGCGGGCGCGGGTCCGCTGGGTGCCGCCGGCGGCCGGGCTCACCGACGGTCCTGCGGGGCCGGCGTCAGCGAGCGCACGCGGGCGCGGAAGTTCTGGAACTCGCGCGTGTCGGTCACCAGCCGCGCGTTGTTGGCGCCCGGCGTCTGGGCGATCTCGGCACGCGTGGCGGTCACGCGCTCCTGGCTTCCCGGGTGCGTGGCGAACCAGCTCTCGATCTTGCTGGGCTGGCTCTTCTCCAGCGACATCAGCTTCTCGAAGAACACCGGGAGCTGGTTGGGGTTGTAGCCCGTGCGCGTCATGAAGATCACCGCGTCGTGGTCGGCCTGGCGCTCGGCGTCGCGGCTGTAGCCGGCGAACACCGCGCCGCCGCCCACCTGGATCCCCGCCTGCTCCACGCCGCTGGGGTTGCGCCGCAGCAGCACGCCGTACAGCACCGAGAGCACCGTGTTGGCGTTCTGCGCGCGCTGCATCTGGGTGATCGAGTGGCGCTCCACCACGTGGGCGATCTCGTGGCTCAGCACGCCGGCC of Longimicrobium sp. contains these proteins:
- a CDS encoding PDDEXK nuclease domain-containing protein; amino-acid sequence: MDPVLPAADVYGEFLHALKERIRSAQLRAAVSVNRELVLLYWEIGRDLTERQEREGWGTRVIDRLAADLRTAFPGQQGFSPRNLRYMKLFAEEWPDRAMVQGLLAQLSWSHHIALLEKVIDPAERAWYAGRCAENGWSRNVLLHQIASGLAHRQGRALHNFGRTLPPAHSDLAAALLKSPYSFEFLTLEGEVREKELEGALVEHIRDFLLELGVGFAFMGRQHRIEVGGQEFFLDLLFYHVRLRCYVVIELKVGPFIPESAGKMSFYLAAVDDRMRAPGDQPTIGLILCTNRNDVVVEYTLRDMNRPIGVATYSLREPLPKSFRSVLPSADALMAQIEAVVQGPGTKQE
- a CDS encoding M48 family metallopeptidase; protein product: MSPAAGGTQRTRARARVRLAALALVVAPALAGCVNEAREKQLGAQIAANLNARVPLVQDVPLNLYVNDLGQLIARHSERPDLQYHFYIVDTDAVNAFALPGGYIYVDRGLIERTRSVSELSGVLAHEIAHVALRHGAKNLQRQMRTSSMSTVLYRTILGRDPLLDQQALQLGNQLWSAGHSRADETAADSEAVKYLIASGVDPHGMLALFRELMVEERQEPHAENVAWFSTHPNTARRITSTEQTINRLMPRPSPRLARNNASYPLFLARISMLPPPPPLIPGQQAN
- a CDS encoding M48 family metallopeptidase encodes the protein MSLRLTSFRAGALALALGGAAAAGGCAPAVTTQQETQIGQQYSQQINQQLPLLRDSYTNQYINQLGRQIAAQADPRGIPYTFYVVNSDVVNAFSIPGGYVYVNRGLIERADNVAQLAGVLSHEIAHVVERHSITQMQRAQNANTVLSVLYGVLLRRNPSGVEQAGIQVGGGAVFAGYSRDAERQADHDAVIFMTRTGYNPNQLPVFFEKLMSLEKSQPSKIESWFATHPGSQERVTATRAEIAQTPGANNARLVTDTREFQNFRARVRSLTPAPQDRR